From the genome of Nicotiana sylvestris chromosome 2, ASM39365v2, whole genome shotgun sequence, one region includes:
- the LOC104241706 gene encoding putative late blight resistance protein homolog R1C-3, protein MIGKQYFIDKKQKGETIPYSLLLHSSKKIMDRGKEIEGEREKGEEFNFEVSFSALRKDIFNILDFIERLKNDEHQKALDLDLIEMLKFELAFVCTYVQLSCSDLNQFEEVMTSKGQYVEDLLRRILNDDMHHVLPRFMDNTNDCISSRRRSESSATMTEKHLNFLLSNLYHLSKYNAEQVFPSVTENEILQNICGNIRDFHGLKVNGCVEHEIIEYFLPQFQLMAERIGLFLWDSRIHGDSRLLELSHLILKIVPIELQVMHICYTNLRASASREVGCFIKQLLETQPDILRGYLIHLQEHMVNVITANTSGARNIHVMIEFLLIVLTNMPKEFIHHDKFFDLLEHVGELIREVSTLVHDSEENSRNEESTDGKTHATSHLMENIEHMKGDLRHVYLKAPDSSQLYFPMSDGSLFMHLLLMHLNDLLNSNAYSVALIKEEIKLVKEDLEFIRSFLINVEKELYKDIWARILDLAYEAKDVIDSIIVRDNGLLHLIFSLPFVVKKIKLTKEEVPNLLEKIPKNKGIIVVKSPTKYVKRKSLTTGQTIVGFKEETDLIISKLTSGPKMLDVISITGTPGSGKTTLAYKVYNDMSVPLTSDSLSTIARLPKLEILNLEDAIIEGGEWNLGEEDTFQNLKCLTLLRVTPAKLEAREESFPVLEKLELWECFKLEEIPPSFGDICSLKSIVLRRSPQLEASALEIKKYVEGLGGDIQVLVYN, encoded by the exons ATGATAGGTAAACAATATTTTATTGACAAAAAACAGAAAGGTGAAACCATTCCATACTCTCTGTTGCTTCATTCAAGTAAAAAG ATCATGGATAGAGGAAAAGAAATTGAAGGAGAAAGGGAGAAAGGGGAAGAATTCAACTTTGAG GTGTCATTTTCTGCTCTTCGCAAGGACATTTTCAATATTCTGGATTTCATAGAGAGGCTAAAGAATGATGAACATCAGAAAGCTCTTGACTTGGATCTAATTGAAATGCTGAAATTTGAGCTGGCATTTGTTTGTACATATGTCCAGCTTTCTTGTTCCGATTTGAATCAGTTTGAAGAAGTAATGACTAGCAAAGGACAATATGTTGAAGATCTGCTTCGACGAATTTTGAATGATGACATGCATCATGTCCTTCCTCGCTTCATGGATAATACGAATGATTGTATCAGCTCACGTCGTCGTTCTGAATCAAGTGCCACCATGACTGAGAAGCATTTGAACTTCCTCCTCTCGAATCTCTACCATCTATCCAAGTATAATGCTGAACAGGTTTTTCCATCAGTGACTGAAAATGAAATTCTTCAGAATATATGTGGCAACATAAGAGATTTCCATGGGTTGAAAGTGAATGGTTGCGTTGAGCATGAGATTATTGAATATTTCTTACCTCAGTTTCAACTTATGGCTGAGAGAATAGGACTTTTCCTTTGGGATAGTCGGATTCATGGAGATTCTCGACTCCTCGAGCTATCACATCTAATCTTGAAGATTGTTCCAATTGAACTGCAAGTTATGCACATATGTTATACAAATTTGAGGGCTTCAGCGTCAAGAGAAGTTGGATGTTTCATTAAGCAGCTCCTAGAAACCCAGCCAGACATTCTTAGGGGATATTTGATTCATCTACAAGAGCACATGGTGAATGTAATTACGGCTAACACTTCAGGGGCTCGAAACATTCATGTCATGATAGAGTTCCTATTAATCGTTCTTACTAATATGCCCAAGGAGTTTATTCATCATGACAAATTTTTTGATCTCTTGGAACATGTTGGAGAACTTATCAGGGAGGTATCAACTCTTGTTCACGACTCAGAAGAGAATTCAAGAAATGAAGAGAGTACTGATGGAAAAACCCATGCAACTTCGCACTTGATGGAAAATATTGAACACATGAAAGGAGATCTCAGACATGTTTACTTAAAAGCTCCAGACTCTTCTCAACTCTACTTCCCTATGAGTGATGGATCTCTCTTTATGCATCTTCTACTCATGCACTTGAATGATTTACTCAATTCCAATGCTTATTCAGTTGCATTGATAAAGGAAGAAATTAAGCTGGTGAAAGAAGATCTAGAATTCATAAGATCTTTTTTGATAAATGTTGAGAAAGAATTGTATAAAGATATCTGGGCACGTATTCTAGATTTGGCATATGAGGCAAAAGATGTCATTGATTCAATTATTGTACGAGATAATGGTCTCTTGCATCTTATTTTCTCACTTCCTTTTGTTGTAAAAAAAATCAAGCTTACCAAAGAAGAGGTCCCTAATTTACTTGAGAAGATTCCAAAGAACAAGGGCATCATTGTTGTGAAGTCTCCCACCAAGTATGTTAAAAGGAAGTCTTTAACAACTGGTCAAACAATCGTAGGTTTTAAGGAGGAGACAGATTTGATTATTAGTAAGCTCACAAGTGGACCGAAAATGCTAGATGTCATTTCGATCACTGGTACGCCGGGTTCGGGTAAAACTACTTTGGCATACAAAGTGTATAATGATATGTCAGTTCCTCTGACATCTGATTCACTATCAACAATAGCAAGACTGCCCAAGCTCGAAATTCTGAACCTTGAAGATGCAATCATCGAGGGGGGAGAATGGAACCTGGGAGAGGAAGACACCTTCCAGAATCTCAAATGTTTGACGTTGCTGCGAGTGACTCCTGCTAAGTTGGAGGCTAGAGAGGAATCCTTTCCTGTGCTTGAGAAATTAGAACTGTGGGAATGTTTTAAGCTTGAGGAGATTCCGCCTAGTTTCGGGGATATTTGTTCATTAAAAAGTATCGTATTGAGGAGGAGCCCTCAACTTGAAGCATCTGCTCTGGAGATTAAGAAATATGTTGAAGGACTGGGTGGGGATATTCAGGTCCTTGTTTATAACTGA